The window CCATTTTCAAACCAGACTTTCATCGTTGCCATTATTTACTTAGGTGCCCTTTCGTCTCTAGCTACGTCTTTCTTTTCAAACTATGCGCTATCGCATATAGAGGCGGCTAAGATGAGCGTTTTCAATAATTTAGCCACCTTAATTTCAATAATAGCAGGTGTCTTCTTCCTGAATGAAACTATCGAGCTGTATCATATTTTTGGTACCCTTATCATTCTAGTTGGCGTGACAGGAACGATTTACTGCAAAAAAATAAAAGAGACCGTATAAGAGTTTGCTATAATGAAGCGGCGATAAGATGACTTGGGTATGCTGAATATGCTGCCGAAGTCATCTTTTTAACATTCATCACCCTCTTAAACACGCCTCTAATTATCATCTTTGATATAGGGCATCTTTTTAAAGTTTGAACTGCCCCCTGTCAACTAGACAGAGGGCAGTTCAGTTTCCATTATTCGAGTTTTGTACACGCCAAAACTGCAAGGGTGTTTAATTAATTTTTCATTTCTTCTTTTTGATTAATCATAAATGTCACAACAATAAATAATGCAAAACTAATTAACAAAGTTGTCCCACCAACAATAAAGAACACCATTGTAAATGTATTGCTAAAATTAAACGGATTAATATTGTAGAACCACATTCCCAATGTCAATCCAAAGACTCCCAAAATTGCTGTCCAACCATGTACTACTACTAATTTTTTAGATTTCACTGTGAAGGCTCGGTAGAAAATTCCCCAAGCAAACATACTTAACCATCCTACAAGTAAAATGTGCGCATGTATTGGTCGATACTCATAGCTACCTGATCCTGACATATGTGAACCTAAGTATGTACCCAATAATGCAAAAATAGCAGCCAGTCGTATAAGGCGTAAACTCCATTTTTGTTCCATACGATAATTCCTCCTAAGCTTTCTTCAACTTACTTAGAAGTCTACCGAGTGAATATGAACTTTACATGAACTCCTCATTACAATTTCGGTAAGCGGATGCTGACCTTAGTGCCCGAAGTAAGAGTACTCTCCATCTGAACCGCGCCCCCATGCAACTCCGCAATTTGTTTAACAATTGCTAGACCAAGGCCGGTTCCCTGCTTTGTTCTTGATTCGTCGGCGCGATAAAAGCGGTCATAGACCTTCTCCAATTGCTCTGCTGTCATACCAATGCCACTATCCTGTATTTGAACTTCGATAAAAGCCCCATGTTCTTGCAAATGAATATGGATTTCTCCACCCTCAACATTATATTTAATGGCATTTGTCAATAAATTATCCCATACATTCTGCAATAACCCAGCATCCCCAGCATACATAACAGCATCTAGCTGGTACGTTAACTGCACACTCGCTTCCTCTAGCTGCCAACGGTATTTACGTACCGTATCCTTCAACTGTTCGTCCACATGATACGGTTCACGTTTCAATAACCTTGTTGATTGGTCAAGGGATGTCAACAATAGTAATTGCTTCGTCAATGTCGATAGCCGCTTCGTTTCTAACTCAATAATCGTAGCGTATTCCTGTCGTTCCTTTTCTGAAAGCAGTGGATTTTTCAGCAAATCCACATAGCCTTGAATATTTAATAATGGTGATTGAAAATCATGAGATACATTACTAATAAATTCCTTGCGGATTCTATCATTTTCCTGTAATTTCTCCGTCATCACATTAAAGCTATCAGCCAGTTGCCCAATTTCATCCGCACGGTCTATTTCTAGCAGCGTATCAAACTTTTCATGTGCTAATTGATGTGTCGCCTCTGTTAATTGTGTAATAGGGCGAATTAATGCCTTAGCAAAAAGGAGCATGGCTAGCAAGCTTAGTACTGCCATGACAAGAATTAATCCACCTAGTATTGTATGCACCTCTGAAAACAATAGGCGAATATCCGGTCGAATAAACAATGCATATTGCTCATTTTCATACGTAAAAGGCACTCCTATTGTGTTAATCAATTCATTGGCAAAAAAGCCCGTCACAAAAGTCTCCTTCGGAAAATCACGCATACCGTGATAAATTCCTCCGTCTAATACATGCTGAATAACACTGGATGACAACGTTTTTTCTCGATATTCACCACCGTAATAACGATCGTCTTCGCCGGTAGTGACATAAATTTGATAACCAATTTCTCCGAGGGTCGTTAGATAATTATCTAAATCTCCTGGGTTAGCTGACTCGATATATGCTGCAATATCTGTCGCAATGTTAACATTTTTAGTATCATTTTGTTCCTTAGTCACTTGATGATAATAAGTATTTGTCATTAAAAAACCAATACACAAACTGCTAATCATGATGAGTATGGTCGTAACAACAAACTTGCTATATAATGTTTTAATCATGCTATGACCTCTAGTTTATAGCCTACGCCACGTACAGTTGTAATCTCTACATCTGTATCATACCGATGTAATCGCTCACGAACTCTTTTCACATGTGTATTTAACGTCTGTTCATCTCCATCATAATCATAGCCCCATACCTGTTCCATTATCATACTACGTGTAAATACCTGATTTGGGCGTGACGCTAGTAGTGCTAATAATTCAAACTCTTTTAATGGCAAAATAAGTGTGTCTTCACCAATACCAACCTCAAAGCTTCTGCGATCAATTATCAGCTTTCCAATCTGGACAGTCACCTGATTCTTCTTATCAAGTCTACGGAAAATTGCTGCTATACGAAATAGTAGCTCTTTTGGTTCGAACGGTTTGACAACATAGTCATCTGAGCCCGCTAAAAACCCTCGTTCTTTGTCTTCAATTTCGCCTTTTGCCGTTAATAACAACACTGGAATATCATAATCCTGACTCAGAGTTTCCGTTAATGTAAAACCATCCATACCTGGCATCATTACATCAACTACAGCCAAATCAGGCAAATCTGCTTCAATCAATTGTAACGCCCGTTCACCATTTTCTGCTTGTAATACCTGATAGCCTTCACGTGTTAAATAAATATTGATTAAATGTAAAATATGCACATCATCGTCCACCACTAAAATCTTCATTCACTCTTACCTCCATTCAAAAAGGGGCCACTACCTAGTGTAGCAACCCCTTCATTTTATAATGAAAATATAGAAATCAACAGCAATATAACTAATGGTAACACAATTACGATATAGCCCCTTGGATTCGCCAAATTCATTGTCCATCCGACACCAAAGCGTTTCTCTACAAAAACGGATGGGTCCTGGGAATTCATATAAACCAGTCCACCCTTCCAATAACGATCCTCATCGACATCCATTACCTCTGACACTACATTGTCAGTATAACTCAATCTCAGCTGACGTTTCTTCCATACGTAAAGAAGTAGTGAACCCAGCACCAACACCAAAAATGCTATAAACATTGGTAATAATTTTCCCCCTTCAGCTATTGAAGGGTAAATATTACTTAGCTGCAATACTGTCAATAATACAGTTAGTGCATAGCTTAATAGCATCATATACCAGCTCATATATTTTCGTGTTTTTAACTGATCTTCTAAAGACTCCTCTTGGCGATTGACAGCTAATTTTATCGCTGAACGCTTAACTGAATCCGCAATGCCCCACATCATACACTGCATCATCAGCATAATAAGCGGTAGAGAAATCGCACTAAAATACGTTTTCACTTTCCAAGTATCAGCCTCTCCGGTTGGACCCCAGTGCACGGCAATGTCATTTGGTATTTGGTCATAATGTAGCCATGTGAATATGATTAAAAACATAGTCACCCCTATAGGCACTACATAAAATGACCAAGGGAGCATTTCATCACGACTACGAGCAGTTAAATCCACTGCACGTACTTGCTTTAAATTCATTCCCCAGCGCTCATCCTTTTTTAATTTAGTGATCTTCTGGTGATTCAACCAGTATAACACCATACTCACTGCTAGCATCCCAAATAAAATTACTAGTAAGAGGGTACCTTGCGCGATTTCTGAAGGCGCAAACATCCAATTGATAACGAGCAATATGCCTAAGAATACTACACCAGTAATCCCCACTACTTGTGCATAACGCTTTTTCACAATACTTAATGTTGGATGTTTTACATGTTGTTCAGGTACCGTTACACCGAATACAATTGTCTCTCGCACTATATATGGCACAAATACTTGCAAAGCCAATGTCATAATATACGAAATTGTAAAAACAGCTAGTAGCATCTTGCTACACCCCTTCTGCCGACATTTGTAAATCAGCAAAGACCTTTTTCATCATACACTCAATTTGGTCTACAGTGGCACCTAGCACCATTCCCTCCGCCACAAGAGGCTTTAGATTTTTCTCAATTTGTTGTAATTGCTCAGGTGTTAATGCGCGCTCCTCCGCTGAACGAATAATTGCCCCCGATTTTGCACGAATCGTTAAAATACCTTTCGCCTCTAGCTCATGATAACTTTTATTCACTGTATGCATATTCACACCTAAGTCAGCCGCTAAATTACGTACCGATGGCAACGTGTCACCTGGCTTCATTTCTCCTCTCGCAATCCCCTCAATAATTTGCCGTGTTACCTGCTCATAAATTGGCACGTCCAACTGTGGCTCTATTTGAATTAACATTCTTATCAGCTCCATGTTTGTTATACAATTAATATAACAAATAGATGTCACAATTGCATTGAAAAACGGCTGATAAACACGGTCTATCCGCCAAAATAAAGCAATAACACTAGAACACGGCAAGCTATATGATTTGGCGTCGATTTATTGGGCACTAATTCCCTTAAAAGGTTCATAAAGAACTTTTTATTGTTTCTATAAATTTTTGTACAAGTAAGCTATGTTTTTCATCCTTTCTTGTACAAATTGCGATTTTATGTTTAATATTTACATGTTCGACATAAACTCTCGCCAATTGGCCACTATCTACATATTCGCGAACGGCTAACGATGAAATAAAATTTGCACCATAACCAGCCATTACCGAACGAATGGTTTCATTAATTCCATTAAATTGCAGGGCAATTTTCGGCGGTTTCACTTGATATGTTTGGCATAAAGAAAAAAGGTGTTCCCTCATCGAACTTCCTTCTTCACGCATAATAAATGGTTCTTTCACCATATCAGCTAATGAAATGACCTGATTGGCATAAGGATGATCTGCAGATACAACAAACCAAAGTTCATCTTCAAATAGTTCTTCCCACGTCACTTCTTCGGGTCTTTCTGAAACTCCGCCTCCGTAAATAGCAATATCGGCTTTATAATGCATTAGTTGTTCAAACGCGTCCTTCGTATTAGTAGTTGTAATAATTAAATTAACATCCTCATTCGCACCTTTAAATGTGGTTGCCCATTTAGGAATTAAAAAATTCGCCGGTAAATAAGTCGCAACAAGATGGATTGTTCCTGCCTTAGCATGTCGATAATCCTCAATAAATGATTCAATATGCTTTTCAAGCGAAACAAGATTTTGTGCTTTTTCAGCTAATACTGCACCGAATTCAGTCAACACAACGCCTCTCCCCTGTTGCTTAAATAATGGCACTCCAATTTCATGTTCAAATTTTTTAATTTGGCTAGAAACTGCAGGTTGACTGATACACATTAATTCAGCTGCTTTTGTAAAACTCCCTGTTATCGCTACTTGATAAAATAATTTTAAGCCATGTATATTCATGTTTTCACCTCTACCCATAACAAAAAGTTATGAATGAATAATAATAATATATTTTTATTATGATTCATTCTATCATACACTTTTCTTGCAAGAATAAAAATTCAATAGAAAAGAGGGCATCGTTATGTTGAACAACGTTTGGAAAGATGTAGATGAATACTTTATGGATAAGTTAATACCGTCTGATGAAACACTTGAAGGAGTATTACAAAGGAATAGAGAGGCTGGCATTCCAGAAATTGATGTCTCACCAACTCAAGGTAAACTTCTATATCTGCTGACTAAAATCAAGGGAGCTAAAAATATTTTAGAAATTGGAACCCTAGGTGGTTATAGTAGTATATGGTTTGCCCGTGCTCTCCCTGAAACAGGTAAAGTATATACGCTTGAAATTGAACCCTAGTATGCGAAGATAGCTGAACAAAATATTCAAAATGCAGGTTGCGCAAATAAAGTTGAAGTAATCGTAGGAAGTGCATTGGATACTTTACCTACCCTAAAAGATAAAGGCCCTTTGTTTGATTTAATCTTTATTGATGCAGATAGGCCCAATAATCCACAATACTTGAAATGGGCATTGGAACTAGCAAATCATGGGGCGCTTATAATCGGTGATAATGTCGTTCGTAACGGGGAAGTGATTGACGAAAAAAGTAAAGATGAGCGCGTACAAGGTGTACGTCAATTTATGGATTTATTAGAAAAAGAACCTCGTATCGAATCTACGGCCATTCAAACTGTTGGGAACAAAGGATACGATGGCTTTGTAATAAGTATTGTTAATTAGCTCACATCGTAAAAATCATGTTATAGACTAGACATCCACTTTTCTTTCGATGAGTCACAGTATCCAAATATAGAATGTTCCCAGTAAAATAGCTGTGTCCCAATTAGTTGGACACAGCTTTCTTATATCTATTTCGTAGTTACTGCCCATTCCTCTTTCAATCGGAAAATAGCCTTTTCTATATCTACTACTTTTCCTAATTCATTTAGCGATTCACTGATTAACTTTACTGCTTCTTCAAGCATCGCTGGCATGGTATTTCCTATATGCCCAATGCGGAATGCCTTACCAGCTAAATGTGCTAATGAACCTGCTGTTATTACGCCTTTTTTCTGCTAATTTTGCACGGAATTCCCTGTCCTCTCCCCCGTTGGATACAACAAGCAACTCAGCGTGGGTGCAGCTACCGCTTCTTCTGCAAGTGCTACTCCCATACGTAGATAAAAGCCTCCCGCACTGCAAAAAATGCCCTGCGAGCTCCCCATCTAAGCTCACAAGACATCTTTCATCCCTTTTTTAAATCTCTTTACTTATAATTTATAAGTAGACCCCTTTTATTGATACTATGCTCATTTTATTTCGGTAAGGAACAGGGGAACAGACCCCGCTCGTTACAACAGTGGAATAAAGTGGACTGCATTCGAGTTCAGCCCACTGTACTAAAGTTGGACATGTTCGTTAGTAGATTCATATCAATTAATTTAGTTTTTCATAGCCTGGAAGCGTCAAGAATTCCACGAATTCATCTTGCTCAATTAAAGATTTAAACAGTTCAGCAGCTTCATTATAGCGACCACTGTTATAAGCCTGCTCCCCAACAGCCTCTTTAATTTTCACAAGCTCCTCTTCCAAGATTTCTAGCACAAATGCTAGCGTAATACCACGTCCATCATCTAAAATACCTTTTGGATGACGAATCCATTGCCAAACTTGTGTACGAGAAATTTCTGCTGTCGCAGCATCCTCCATCAAGTTATTAATCGGTGCGGCACCATTGCCTCGTAACCAAGAAGCAATATACTGCACCCCTACACTACAGTTAACACGAAGACCTTCAATTGTAATTGTACCTTCTGGAACAGCTACTAAATCTTCTGCAGCCACGCTTACATCCTCACGCTTTTTATCGATTTGGTTCGGCGTTTTCATAATTGCATCAAATTGTTCCATTGCTGTTGCAACCATACCAGGATGTGCTACCCAAGTGCCATCATGACCATCGGTTGCTTCACGACGCTTATCTTCAGCAACCTTCGCAAATGCTACTGCATTCGCCTCATCATCACCTTTAATCGGTATTTGCGCTGCCATACCACCCATCGCAGGTGCGTTACGTTTGTGGCATGTTTGAATACATAAAGAAGTATAAGCTTTCATGAAAGGAACTGTCATCGTTACCTGGCCACGATCAGGTAAAATTACATCAGGTTGATTACGCAGACGTTTGATATAGCTGAAGATATAATCCCATCGTCCACAGTTCAGACCAGCTGAATGTTCACGTAGCTCATATAAAATTTCATCCATTTCAAAAGCAGCTAAAATTGTTTCAATTAAAACTGTTGCCTTAATCGTGCCTTGCGGAATGCCGATGTATTCCTGTGCAAAGATGAATACATCATTCCATAAGCGAGCCTCTAAATGACTTTCAAGCTTAGGAAGATAGAAGTAAGGACCTGTACCTTTTGCCAGTGCGTTTTTAGCATTATGGAATAGATATAGACCAAAGTCGAAGAAGCTACCAGCTATCGGTTCACCATCTACTTGCACATTCTTTTCAAGTAAATGAAGTCCACGTGGACGTACTAATAATACAGCTGTTTCTTCGTTCAATTTATATGTTTTACCATTTGACTCTTGTGTAAATTCAATTGTCTTATTAATAGCATCGCGCATATTAATTTGACCGCCAATCATGTTTTCCCATGTCGGCGAAGATGCATCTTCAAAGCAAGCCATGAACATTTTTGCACCAGAGTTTAACGCATTAATCACCATTTTACGGTCAACAGGCCCTGTTATTTCTACACGACGATCCTGTAAATCTGCAGGAAGTGGTGCAATTGACCAATCTCCCTCACGAATTGTCTTAGTCTCTGATAAAAAGTCGAGTTTTTCACCAGCATCAAGACATTTTTGTCGTTCTTGGCGAATATCTAAAAGTTCTTTACGACGTGCATCAAATTTTTCATGCAGAGCAAGAACAAACTCAAGGGCTTCCGGTGTCAAGATTTCTTTCGTTTGTTCATTTTGTTCCCCAACAATTTTAAGCTTACCTGTAGTTGCCTGTTCCATCAGTAGTTTCCCCCACCTCTTGCGATTTTAAGTGCAGTTCTCCCCCGCTTAGGAGGGGCGGAGGAGACTGAGCTATGATTATGAATTTAGGATTTGATGTACTTTTGTAACTTATACGAACTGTTCTGTTTCTGTAGAACCCGCCATAGCAGTTGTTGAAGAAGTACCGCCTGAGATAACTTGTGATACATCATCAAAGTAACCAGTACCCACTTCGCGTTGGTGACGAGTAGCTGTATAACCTTTTGATTCAGAAGCAAACTCAGCTTGTTGTAGCTTAGAATATGCAGCCATTCCGTTATCTTTATAGTCATGTGCAAGCTCAAACATAGAGTGGTTTAGAGCATGGAAACCAGCTAATGTTACAAATTGGAATTTATACCCCAATTTACCAAGTTCACGTTGGTATTCAGCAATTTCTTCTTCCGAAAGATTAGCCTTCCAGTTGAATGAAGGTGAGCAGTTGTATGCAAGCATTTTACCTGGGAATTCAGCGTGGATTGCTGTTGCAAATTCACGCGCTTCTTCTAGTGATGGTTTAGAAGTTTCACACCAGATTAAATCAGCATATGGTGCATAAGCTAAACCACGAGCAATCGCTTGCTTAATACCTGGTTTTGTACGGAAGAATCCTTCTGGTGTACGTTCGCCAGTGATAAATTCAGCATCACGCGGATCAATATCAGACGTTACCATATCAGCTGCATCAGCATCTGTACGTGCGATTAATATTGTATCAACGCCCATTACGTCTGTTGCAAGACGAGCAGCGATTAAGTTGCGAACAGCATTTTGTGTCGGTAGTAATACTTTACCTCCTAGGTGTCCACATTTTTTCTCAGAAGCTAATTGGTCTTCTAAGTGAACACCAGCAGCACCTGCTTCAATCATCCCTTTTACAAGCTCGAATACATTTAGAGGTCCACCGAAACCTGCTTCAGCATCTGCTACGATTGGTGCGAACCAATCAAAATTATCTACACGACCTTCAGCATGGTCAATTTGATCAGCACGTTGTAATGCTTGATTAATACGTTTTACTACAGCCGGTACAGAGTTTGCTGGATATAATGATTGGTCAGGGTACATTTGACCAGAAAGGTTAGCGTCAGCGGCCACTTGCCAACCTGATAAGTAGATTGCTTTTAAACCTGCTTTTACTTGTTGAACCGCTTGGTTACCAGTTAAGGCACCCAATGCATTGATGAATGGCTCTTCATGTAAAGAGTTCCACAGTCGTGTAGCACCTTTAGCTGCTAGAGTTTGTTCAACTACAACAGAACCCTGTAATTTTACTACTTCTTCAGCCGTATATGAGCGTTCAATACCAGCCCAACGTGGGTTTTCTGCCCATTGTTTTTCTAAATTTTGGATTTTTTCTTGACGTGTTGACATATTGAAATTCCACCTTCCCCTTTGTGTACAATATACTCTGTTAAAAAACTTTTAATCTTCTGTTCCATAACAGGTTTATTTGTTGTAAATTAATATATAACAGAACATCTGAATTTTCACTATTTTTAGATAAAAGACCGGATTTTTATGATGAAACCACTTTTTTCTGCGACGAAATTTGGTAAACTGTTTACAAACAAGGGGGTTTTTCGCAATGAATAATGAGTACAATTTATCACCAAAAGATATTTCACAACAGTTTATTACGATCTTAAAAGACTGGATTCCATCCAATTCATCAATCGCTATTGCTGTTCAAAACACTTATATCTATTTTCATTCTGGTCATCAAAGTATTCATTTGGAGGTAGGACAGCCAGTTCAACCTGATAGTATTGCAGGAAAGGTATTACACTCTAAAAAACGGACAGATGCCATTTTAGATAATTCTCTTTTTGATATTCCTTATTACGGGATAGGTTATCCGATTCATATTCAAGACGTTCCAGCAGCACTTGTAGTAGTGTTACCTTCAACCTTCTCTGTTCAGAAGTTAGATCCTTATCAATTTTTAACTGGCAAACAGGATGAAGATTGGAATCCTGTTGCGATTGAAAAAATATCCCACATCGAAAGTCTTCAGAAAAAAACTTGGTTTTATGTAGAAGGGGAACAGTTTAAAACAAGCATTACACTGAAAGAATTACAAATGCGTCTACCGTCATTCTTTATTCGCATTCACAGATCCTATATTGTTAATATTCATTTTATAAAAAAAATGTCACGTGATCTCACTTCAAATTTTATTGTCACTTTAAAAGATGGAAGTGAATTGCCGGTCAGCCAATCCTATATCAACACGCTCCGCAATGCCCTTGAATTTTAAAGATATAATACAAAAAACAGCTGCTTCATGAATTTTCATTCATAAGAGCAGCTGTTTTCTGTAATATAATAAAATCCTGAGAATTAAATCTCAGGATTTTTGCGTGCCTAGCGACGTCCTACTCTCACAGGGGGAAGCCCCCAACTACCATCGGCGCTAAAGAGCTTAACTTCCGTGTTCGGTATGGGAACGGGTGTGACCTCTTTGCCATCATCACTAGACTATTGTCGGCTTTCAATATACAGCGTATTTCTTTGTCAGCTTCATTCGTTCAGTCAGTCACGTACTTGAGTACGCTCCTTTCTTCTTTCAATCGCTTCCTCGAACTACTTGTATCTTGAAACCCTATATAGAAAGATGTTGTTCTTTCAAAACTGGATAAACGGTACATTGAATGTTTCAAACATTTTGGTTAAGTCCTCGATCGATTAGTATTCGTCAGCTCCATGTGTCACCACACTTCCACCTCGAACCTATCTACCTCATCGTCTTTGAGGGATCTTACTTACTTGCGTAATGGGAAATCTCATCTTGAGGGGGGCTTCATGCTTAGATGCTTTCAGCACTTATCCCGTCCACACATAGCTACCCAGCGATGCCTTTGGCAAGACAACTGGTACACCAGCGGTGTGTCCATCCCGGTCCTCTCGTACTAAGGACAGCTCCTCTCAAATTTCCTACGCCCACGACGGATAGGGACCGAACTGTCTCACGACGTTCTGAACCCAGCTCGCGTACCGCTTTAATGGGCGAACAGCCCAACCCTTGGGACCGACTACAGCCCCAGGATGCGATGAGCCGACATCGAGGTGCCAAACCTCCCCGTCGATGTGGACTCTTGGGGGAGATAAGCCTGTTATCCCCGGGGTAGCTTTTATCCGTTGAGCGATGGCCCTTCCATGCGGAACCACCGGATCACTAAGCCCGTCTTTCGACCCTGCTCGACTTGTAGGTCTCGCAGTCAAGCTCCCTTGTGCCTTTACACTCTACGAATGATTTCCAACCATTCTGAGGGAACCTTTGGGCGCCTCCGTTACCTTTTAGGAGGCGACCGCCCCAGTCAAACTGTCCGCCTGACACTGTCTCCTGCCCCGCTAAGGGGCATGGGTTAGAATTTCAATACAACCAGGGTAGTATCCCACCGACGCCTCCTTCGAAGCTGGCGCTCCGAGATCTCTGGCTCCTACCTATCCTGTACAAGTTGTACCAAAATTCAATATCAGGCTACAGTAAAGCTCCACGGGGTCTTTCCGTCCTGTCGCGGGTAACCTGCATCTTCACAGGTACTATAATTTCACCGAGTCTCTCGTTGAGACAGTGCCCAGATCGTTACGCCTTTCGTGCGGGTCGGAACTTACCCGACAAGGAATTTCGCTACCTTAGGACCGTTATAGTTACGGCCGCCGTTTACTGGGGCTTCAATTCGCAGCTTCGCTTGCGCTAACCACTCCTCTTAACCTTCCAGCACCGGGCAGGCGTCAGCCCCTATACGTCACCTTACGGTTTTGCAGAGACCTGTGTTTTTGCTAAACAGTCGCCTGGGCCTATTCACTGCGGCTCTCATGCGCTTGCACGCTCAAGAGCACCCCTTCTCCCGAAGTTACGGGGTCATTTTGCCGAGTTCCTTAACGAGAGTTCTCTCGCACACCTTAGGATTCTCTCCTCGACTACCTGTGTCGGTTTGCGGTACGGGCACCTCTCACCTCGA of the Lysinibacillus fusiformis genome contains:
- the aceA gene encoding isocitrate lyase, with the protein product MSTRQEKIQNLEKQWAENPRWAGIERSYTAEEVVKLQGSVVVEQTLAAKGATRLWNSLHEEPFINALGALTGNQAVQQVKAGLKAIYLSGWQVAADANLSGQMYPDQSLYPANSVPAVVKRINQALQRADQIDHAEGRVDNFDWFAPIVADAEAGFGGPLNVFELVKGMIEAGAAGVHLEDQLASEKKCGHLGGKVLLPTQNAVRNLIAARLATDVMGVDTILIARTDADAADMVTSDIDPRDAEFITGERTPEGFFRTKPGIKQAIARGLAYAPYADLIWCETSKPSLEEAREFATAIHAEFPGKMLAYNCSPSFNWKANLSEEEIAEYQRELGKLGYKFQFVTLAGFHALNHSMFELAHDYKDNGMAAYSKLQQAEFASESKGYTATRHQREVGTGYFDDVSQVISGGTSSTTAMAGSTETEQFV
- a CDS encoding HAMP domain-containing sensor histidine kinase encodes the protein MIKTLYSKFVVTTILIMISSLCIGFLMTNTYYHQVTKEQNDTKNVNIATDIAAYIESANPGDLDNYLTTLGEIGYQIYVTTGEDDRYYGGEYREKTLSSSVIQHVLDGGIYHGMRDFPKETFVTGFFANELINTIGVPFTYENEQYALFIRPDIRLLFSEVHTILGGLILVMAVLSLLAMLLFAKALIRPITQLTEATHQLAHEKFDTLLEIDRADEIGQLADSFNVMTEKLQENDRIRKEFISNVSHDFQSPLLNIQGYVDLLKNPLLSEKERQEYATIIELETKRLSTLTKQLLLLTSLDQSTRLLKREPYHVDEQLKDTVRKYRWQLEEASVQLTYQLDAVMYAGDAGLLQNVWDNLLTNAIKYNVEGGEIHIHLQEHGAFIEVQIQDSGIGMTAEQLEKVYDRFYRADESRTKQGTGLGLAIVKQIAELHGGAVQMESTLTSGTKVSIRLPKL
- a CDS encoding response regulator transcription factor produces the protein MKILVVDDDVHILHLINIYLTREGYQVLQAENGERALQLIEADLPDLAVVDVMMPGMDGFTLTETLSQDYDIPVLLLTAKGEIEDKERGFLAGSDDYVVKPFEPKELLFRIAAIFRRLDKKNQVTVQIGKLIIDRRSFEVGIGEDTLILPLKEFELLALLASRPNQVFTRSMIMEQVWGYDYDGDEQTLNTHVKRVRERLHRYDTDVEITTVRGVGYKLEVIA
- a CDS encoding LysR family transcriptional regulator, with amino-acid sequence MNIHGLKLFYQVAITGSFTKAAELMCISQPAVSSQIKKFEHEIGVPLFKQQGRGVVLTEFGAVLAEKAQNLVSLEKHIESFIEDYRHAKAGTIHLVATYLPANFLIPKWATTFKGANEDVNLIITTTNTKDAFEQLMHYKADIAIYGGGVSERPEEVTWEELFEDELWFVVSADHPYANQVISLADMVKEPFIMREEGSSMREHLFSLCQTYQVKPPKIALQFNGINETIRSVMAGYGANFISSLAVREYVDSGQLARVYVEHVNIKHKIAICTRKDEKHSLLVQKFIETIKSSL
- a CDS encoding DUF1648 domain-containing protein, whose product is MLLAVFTISYIMTLALQVFVPYIVRETIVFGVTVPEQHVKHPTLSIVKKRYAQVVGITGVVFLGILLVINWMFAPSEIAQGTLLLVILFGMLAVSMVLYWLNHQKITKLKKDERWGMNLKQVRAVDLTARSRDEMLPWSFYVVPIGVTMFLIIFTWLHYDQIPNDIAVHWGPTGEADTWKVKTYFSAISLPLIMLMMQCMMWGIADSVKRSAIKLAVNRQEESLEDQLKTRKYMSWYMMLLSYALTVLLTVLQLSNIYPSIAEGGKLLPMFIAFLVLVLGSLLLYVWKKRQLRLSYTDNVVSEVMDVDEDRYWKGGLVYMNSQDPSVFVEKRFGVGWTMNLANPRGYIVIVLPLVILLLISIFSL
- the aceB gene encoding malate synthase A, with the translated sequence MEQATTGKLKIVGEQNEQTKEILTPEALEFVLALHEKFDARRKELLDIRQERQKCLDAGEKLDFLSETKTIREGDWSIAPLPADLQDRRVEITGPVDRKMVINALNSGAKMFMACFEDASSPTWENMIGGQINMRDAINKTIEFTQESNGKTYKLNEETAVLLVRPRGLHLLEKNVQVDGEPIAGSFFDFGLYLFHNAKNALAKGTGPYFYLPKLESHLEARLWNDVFIFAQEYIGIPQGTIKATVLIETILAAFEMDEILYELREHSAGLNCGRWDYIFSYIKRLRNQPDVILPDRGQVTMTVPFMKAYTSLCIQTCHKRNAPAMGGMAAQIPIKGDDEANAVAFAKVAEDKRREATDGHDGTWVAHPGMVATAMEQFDAIMKTPNQIDKKREDVSVAAEDLVAVPEGTITIEGLRVNCSVGVQYIASWLRGNGAAPINNLMEDAATAEISRTQVWQWIRHPKGILDDGRGITLAFVLEILEEELVKIKEAVGEQAYNSGRYNEAAELFKSLIEQDEFVEFLTLPGYEKLN
- a CDS encoding GntR family transcriptional regulator; translation: MLIQIEPQLDVPIYEQVTRQIIEGIARGEMKPGDTLPSVRNLAADLGVNMHTVNKSYHELEAKGILTIRAKSGAIIRSAEERALTPEQLQQIEKNLKPLVAEGMVLGATVDQIECMMKKVFADLQMSAEGV
- a CDS encoding LytTR family DNA-binding domain-containing protein — encoded protein: MNNEYNLSPKDISQQFITILKDWIPSNSSIAIAVQNTYIYFHSGHQSIHLEVGQPVQPDSIAGKVLHSKKRTDAILDNSLFDIPYYGIGYPIHIQDVPAALVVVLPSTFSVQKLDPYQFLTGKQDEDWNPVAIEKISHIESLQKKTWFYVEGEQFKTSITLKELQMRLPSFFIRIHRSYIVNIHFIKKMSRDLTSNFIVTLKDGSELPVSQSYINTLRNALEF